CCAGAATTAGAACAAGCAATTTTTACAAAACTTGATAATGAGATAAATATTATAAAGCTTCTAAATGAAGCAAAAAAAGTTGATAATGAAAATTATATTTCAACAATAAATGGAATAAAATATAGTATAAAAGTAAGTGGTGATAAAATCTCAAAAATAGCATATAAAGATGAATTAGATAATCTTGTGGCAATTAACTTTTTAAATATTGTTCAAAATGGTGATATTTCTGATGAAATTTTTAAATTTATAATTCCTAGTAATTATGATGTGATTAGAAAGTAGAATTACTTTAAGTAAAAATAGCTATAATTTGAATAGGTAAACAAGACAATAACTTGAAATTTTCAAGAGGAAAGTCCGGGCTGCTGTGAAGTATGGTTCCATTTAAATAATGGCTAGAGTAATCTAAGGGATAGTGCAACAGAGAGTAGACAGCCAATTTATTGGTGATGGTGAAACGGTAAGGTAAGAGCTTACCAGCAAAAAAAGTAACTTTTTTGGCTTTGTAAACCCAACCTGCAGCAAGAAGATCTGGTATTTACTTCACATTTTTTGGTCTTCGCAAGAGTGTTAAAGTAATTTAACACCTAGATAAATTATTGTCCTTGACAAAACGCGGCTTATTGTTTACCTACTATAAAATTTTTCAATAATCTTTTTTTCAAGTTCTTCAACACTATTTAATGCTCCTTTTTCATTGTCATAGTTTGAGAATCCCCAATTTACTAAAATACCGTCTATTCCAGCATTAAAAGCAGCTATAGTATCTTTTGTTGAATCACCTACAAGTTGAGCATTCTCTTTTTTTATACTATATTTATCTAGTAAAACATTAACCATATCTGGGTTTGGTTTTGGTTTTTCTACATCATTATAACCTAAGATAGAAGAGAAATATTTATCTATTTCTAAATGATTTAACATTTTTCTTGCATAATTTGAGTTTGCATTTGTAGCAATACAAAATTTAAAATCACTTTTGAAGTTATCTAAAAGTTTTTTTATACCATCATAAATGTGTAAATCAACTAAACAATTTTTACTATAATAGTCTTCAAATAGCTCTTGAATTTGTGGCGTAAAAACTTTTTCATTATAAAAAAATTCTGCACTATTTATATTTATATCATTTATATTTTCTAAAATAAAATCTTTTTCTAAACTTTCTAATCCTAAATTTTCTCTTACATAATTAACTGTATTTGCTATTGCAAATCCACTATTTATAACAGTTCCATCCATATCAAAAATAATCATATTCATAAAAAATTGCCTTTTAAATTAAGTTTTGTATTATATAGTTTTAAAATTAGTAAAAATTTAATTAAAATA
The Aliarcobacter faecis genome window above contains:
- the lolA gene encoding LolA-like outer membrane lipoprotein chaperone — its product is MFYRVFFILGFFTLSFLNANDIKNLDSFFGNFKQTITSDSKSVIEYNGKVFIKKSGKILWQYETPIKKNVYIDNSMAIVDEPELEQAIFTKLDNEINIIKLLNEAKKVDNENYISTINGIKYSIKVSGDKISKIAYKDELDNLVAINFLNIVQNGDISDEIFKFIIPSNYDVIRK
- a CDS encoding HAD family hydrolase, which translates into the protein MNMIIFDMDGTVINSGFAIANTVNYVRENLGLESLEKDFILENINDININSAEFFYNEKVFTPQIQELFEDYYSKNCLVDLHIYDGIKKLLDNFKSDFKFCIATNANSNYARKMLNHLEIDKYFSSILGYNDVEKPKPNPDMVNVLLDKYSIKKENAQLVGDSTKDTIAAFNAGIDGILVNWGFSNYDNEKGALNSVEELEKKIIEKFYSR